The Acidimicrobiia bacterium genome segment CCTCGTCGCCGGCGGGCTGCAGAGCTGGGCGGCGACGAAGGGCTCGCCCGGGCTGCTCGGCGGCACCGTGCTCGCGAGCCTCATCCTGCGGTTCGTCGTCGTGATCGTCGCGCTCGTGCTCGCCGGTCACGCGTCGTTCCTGAACCTCACCTGTTTCGGTCTCGCGCTCGTCGTGAGCCACCTCGGACTCCTGATCTGGGAAGCGAAGTCGGTACGGCTGCAACTGGCCTTCCCTGGCCTCAAGCCGCGCCCGCACGCTCTCGGCGGAAAGGACTGAGCCAGTGCTGCTCGGACTCGACGTTCCCCCGATCTCGAACCTGACCAACTGGCCGGCGTTCGCGTTCAAGAACTCGTCGCTGTTCGCACTCAACAAGGTCGGACTGATCTATCTCATCGCGACGGCGTTGACGCTGCTGCTGTTCCTGGTCGGTGCCCGGCAGAAGAAGGCCGTGCCGACCGGCGTGCAGGCGATGTCGGAGATGGGCGTCGAGTTCGTGCGCGACCAGGTCCTCATGCAGACGATCGGTCCGGAGGGCCTGCCGTTCCTGCCCTACCTCACCGCGCTGTTCTTCTTCCTGTTCTTCAGCAACATCTTCGAGATCATCCCGTACTTCCAGTTCCCCGCGAACGCGCGGTTCGCGATGCCGCTCGTGCTCGCGCTCGTGACGTGGGTGATCTTCAACGTCGTCGGCGTCGTGAAGCAGGGACCGCTGCACTACGTGAAGAACTCGCTCGTGCCGTCGGGCGTGCCGAAGGCGCTGTTGGTCATCGTCATCCCGATCGAGTTCGTCTCCCACTTCCTCGTGAAGCCGTTCTCGCTGATGGTGCGGCTCTTCGCGAACATGCTCGCCGGTCACCTCATCCTCGCGACGTTCTCGGTGATCTGCACCGCGGTCTTCAAGAAGAGCCTGCTGCTCGTCATCCTGCCGTTCAGCTTCGTCCTGCTCTTCGCGCTCACGGGCTTCGAAG includes the following:
- the atpB gene encoding F0F1 ATP synthase subunit A, translated to MLLGLDVPPISNLTNWPAFAFKNSSLFALNKVGLIYLIATALTLLLFLVGARQKKAVPTGVQAMSEMGVEFVRDQVLMQTIGPEGLPFLPYLTALFFFLFFSNIFEIIPYFQFPANARFAMPLVLALVTWVIFNVVGVVKQGPLHYVKNSLVPSGVPKALLVIVIPIEFVSHFLVKPFSLMVRLFANMLAGHLILATFSVICTAVFKKSLLLVILPFSFVLLFALTGFEVLVSFLQAFIFTILTAVYIGGTMHPEH